TTTTGACCCCCACAAAGATGATCTGGGAAGCGTGTGAAGCGtctcgaatcgaaaaaataaggtcatatttgAGTTCAGCACCTCCGacaacatactattcgatatgtcacatcatTTTATCAacggttttggattttgacctCCTCCCCTCCCAATAGAGGGGTCTGAATAGCGTGTGAGgggttgaatcgaaaaaataaggtcatattcgagttcagcaccttcgaaaacatacaattcgatatgtcacatcattttatcagattttgacatcccctcccccccataGAGGGGGGTCTGGAGGGCGTGTGATAGGTTGAATCAAACAAATAAGGTCATATGTATTCGAGTTCAGCaccttcgaaaacatactattcgatatgtcacatcattttaatttttatcaatgttttgagattttgaccccctcccctcccaaaagAGGGGTCTGAATTGCGTGTGAGgggttgaatcgaaaaaataaggtcatattcgaattcagcatctttgaaaacatacaatttgatatgtcacatcatCTTATCAGattctgccccccccccaatagtGGGGGGTTGGACGGCGTATGAggggtcgaatcgaaaaaacaaggtcatattTGAGTTCAGAATCGTTGAAAACATGtaaatcgatatgtcacatcattttaatttttatcaatgttttgagATTTTGACCCTCTCCCCTCCCAAAAGAGGGGTCTGAATTGCGTGTGAGgggttgaatcgaaaaaataaggtcatattcgagttcagcaccttcgaaaacatacaattcgatatgtcacatcattttatcagattttgacatcccctccccccccataGAGGGGGGTCTGGAGGGCGTGTGATAGGTTGAATCAAACAAATAAGGTCATATGTATTCGAGTTCAGCaccttcgaaaacatactattcgatatgtcacatcattttaatttttatcaatgttttgagattttgaccccctcccctcccaaaagAGGGGTCTGAATTGCGTGTGAGgggttgaatcgaaaaaataaggtcatattcgaattcagcatctttgaaaacatacaatttgatatgtcacatcatCTTATCAGattctgcccccccccccaatagtGGGGGGTTGGACGGCGTATGAggggtcgaatcgaaaaaacaaggtcatattTGAATTCAGAATCGTTGAAAACATGtaaatcgatatgtcacatcattttaatttttatcaatgttttgagATTTTGACCCTCTCCCCTCCCAAAAGAGGGGTCTGAATTGCGTGTGAGgggttgaatcgaaaaaataaggtcatattcgagttcagcaccttcgaaaacatacaatttgatatgtcacatcatTTTATCAgattctgaccccccccccccatagcgagatgctgaattcgaatatgaccttattttttcgattcaacccCTCACACGCTATTCAGACCCCTCTATTGGGAGGGGAGGAGGTCAAAATCCAATTAGGAATGACCCGGCAATGACCTTTTAAATCTCTTTGGaacaatataaattttcaaaatgacctcTCAACAACCCCAGAGGGTCACaatgattcccccccccccattttgatcaaaattgcagGAAATGTAGTCAAGTAGCATATCGATTGTTCGTGATTTACAATAGaagagttcaaattttgacgtattttttagatttgaactttcaaacccccctctcccctctccATTCAGAGCCTTCCAGCAAggtcaaaataccaaaaaattaaaaataacgtgTGACACCTCATTTTAAAGGTTTTCAAGGGTGCTGGATTCAAATAttcacttattttttggattggACCCCTCAATGCTCTTTCAGCCTCccctcattgaaaaaaatttcgaaaaaaaatatgaaaatatggtGTGACATGTCGATTTCTACTAATTTAaggtcgctgagttcgaatatttcattatttttcagaattgaccCTTCAGAGTACTCTAAATTGcaaatttatacaaaatgaaGGTTCTGGAAGGACACCGAGGGGCCGAACTCAAGAAATGAATAAgtaaatattcgaactcagcgaacTCAAGTTAGAAGGAATTGACATTTCACATCGTGATTTCGtagtttgttgattttttttcaatgagaagGGGTGACTGAGGGTCCAGGGTCAGCAAAAATCGACTTGAATGTCTTTATTTTTCACATCTATAATAAATGCTTTTTTTAAGAGCTGAAATAAATACGTATTGCtgagaatatttttaattttctgaaaaatgagggAAGGAAGACACAATAGCATAGATTCCAGTGAAAAAACAATACACCTCACCTCTCGACTCCCTCCCTCTCCCCTTCCCAATCGTATAATCGAGTCTGcaaccaaatttggaatttaacCACTGGAAATACATATTTCACATACCAACATACCcggtaattttaaattaatcgGGGTAAAAATATCTCAATAATGAATAACTGTAATAATTTATACGTATAATAGAGATTCTTTCGCAATACGATGCCCAGGTACAGCATTTTTGTACTTCCAGTATCGGAAATTGAAGTTAAAACAACAGCTTCGTAGGAAAAAAAAGGTGgtatttgaaacaaattccaaaattgacataatttttcccaaatacATCGCGTCTCGTCGTCGAcatcgtcgacgtcgtcgtatGGAATTGTTaatatttttcaccatttttctcCGTTCGTATTTACTTATCAATATTCatggaaataaaaattacatttttttcctctctcgaAAAATATTCGCAATTACCCTACGAACACTCGAACGGTTTTCACGAAAGGAATAAAAAataggaattaatttttcaaatcgtattTATGAATATTCAAATACCATAaacggtaaaaaaaattccagaaagaaAGGTACTATTATTACAGGGGTATATAATTATATCGACTACACTGTACCTACGAGTTGGTTTTGGTCATGAAATTGCGCGAgcaaaaggaaagaaaaaactgCAACAATTTTTACATCTTGGGAGCTAGTCGACTGGCAAAAGCTTAGAGAGATTTTAACGGTGCTGTATCTGTATAAGAAAACTCGACGggatcatttttttgcctaaaaggCTGTGCTAAAAATTACCATAACAATTAAAAAGCTTGGGGTAATATTTACGCGATGAATAATAGTGCAGTTGGCCTTTCGCAGGATGGGGATTTCTTTGctaatgaaaatatcatcaacTGGATCACGACGAGACGATGGTACGTTTTACGATTTCAAATAAAGCTCTTAGCTGTCAAGTTGGGTTCACGGCGAGGAGAGTATATGCAACCTTTACATTTATTTGTTTtagtttgtgttttttttattcgtcttaTTTTTCTTCGCGACCAGAATTTTATTAGCGAGATGTTGTTAGGTGGtttcgattttattaaaaaatacagaTCGACATCGAGTTACGAGATTAAAAACGCGTAAGGTGACTTTTCTTCTTTGTTTctagcacccccccccccccatcattgcggggatatttttaaaaattcaagtattcGGAAACAGTTTGGACGAGAATATCAACCAACTGTCGAACACAGGGTGCTCCGTATTGAAAATTAGGTTTTGCATAAATCATCAACAATTTGACTCACTTGTTTATTATTATGACCACTTCGCCTTCACTTTTATGATGACAGAAATTTGGATGTACATACCTGaaacaaatgaacaaaattaattGTCAATTAGtgaactgaaaattattttatattgcacacatttgtaattttaaaaattaatgtctCCAAAAAGGCTATGAAATAATGACCTTGAAAGTCAATTTCTCGAACCAACTAGAGAATCATATGAAGATGAACTGTCCCTTCAGGATCTTGATGAAAAGTCATACACCCTGCCATTACACAATTCCATCAGCTAATCTTCAGAAAATCAACGTGgatgattaaattttatggTTACTTTTgtatcgaattttaaaatcattccaatttttcaggaaGGGAAGGTGGTGGGAATGGTCCTCCTGCGCCCATTCAGTCTCAAAAACGGAAACTTTAAGCTTTCAGAGGCAATTGAGAGGGATGGAGGCTAGAATTATTAACGTAGCAATTAATTTCCACTTCTTCTCTTCTTCTCtacctgggtcattccacgtcaattggaccaagaaatggtaggggggttcggcgattttttaaaaatttttcctgtggaaaacCCTTTTAAAGGGATGACAAATGGCGCAAATCACAACCCTCAAgaccatttttaaaggcagccagggagtgtcaaagttttcagtgaacctgaaatatcatccatttcagcagtggattactcgataaccgcggtacctactaaaatggaactttttcccatagtcaggggttttaaaaggcttgttggtgatatcataaaaatcagggttgccacttttttcgcacaaaaaattagctcaaaaagtttcgaaacgtagttttcatatcgttttgactcttaaaaattctgaaaaaaatatattatggacaacttttcatactGAAAATATATTagaaaattgggatggtaccatgttgcaaagttgattttaaaaaatttcaagtttgctaaaaaatgcgattttttgatttaaaacatgaaaaaaagttttgataggcgaagttgacccatttgacctaTATTTTTAcgcatctgttgaaaaagttgaaaaacctccttcactcgatgaaatgaactcctcataaaaaaatcaaaattcgaaaaaattcaattttcaatttcaaacatcaaaaaaagtttgaatttattcggttgtcttattttgacctctttctgacgtatttcatgaaaaagttgataaaaattacactcacaacaaaaaaataaaaatccgttcattttttgaatcttttcgaattttgatttatttgtgaggagttcattttatcgagagAAAggtgtttttcaacaaaagatacgtaaaaatagaggtcaaatggatcaacttcacctatcaaaactttttttcacgttttatgaaagtcggaacgatatgaaaactacgtttcgaaactttttgagctaatttttgaacgaaaaaaagtggcaacactgatttttatatcatcaaaaagcctttcaaaacccctaactatgagaaaaacttccattttggtaggtaccgcggttatcgaataatccactgctgaaatggatgaagTAGTTCAATTTATCATTCATTGATAGGTACTTATCATGATTTGTATGTATAAATACTGAGAATGATTGTATGTTTCTGCTTTGTATTGGTTTTACCAAACTGAAGCGATCTTGAGGCGTATTGCATTTAAAATACTGAACAATGTATAAGATTTTTGAGGCTCAAGATTATAGAGATGAGCCTTTTATGAAAATCTATCCGAATCATTATATTTTTACGCAAAATTTAAACCCTTTCGTATAGGTTGAATGTTAATACAGagcaaaaatacttttaaaaaatgattcatacaattttttctgctcaaaattttcatgaaatgctcaacaaaaatttttattgagattttcgtttttcttacaaaattttaacccgcactttgataggtcgcacggtcCCGTTGTCGAAATGTCATACATTCGTACAATTTTTTCcgcccaaaattttcataaaatgctcaaaaacattttttattgagatttttgtttttatcgtgaaattttaaGTCACTTTGACAGGTCGCATGGTCACTTTGTCGAAATGTCCTACattcgtacaattttttcagttcaaaattttcacgaaatgctcaaaaaaaaaatttcattgagattttcgtttttctcgcaaaattctAACCcgctttgataggtcgcatggtcATGTTGTCGAAATGTCATACAGTCAATTTTTGTCATGAAATGGCCGGGATGCGTAACCTTGAAAATTCACTGCGCTGCGGGTCATTGTGCCGGCCGTTTCTCACAATGACGGTCTCTATCAGCGTTGGATGAATGGATGCAATCATGTAGGAGCGTATTTTTTGTCCCAAAGGCCCTATTACTTCCACAAAGCCGTTTTTGtgtgaaaaagtgccaaaactGGCAAAAATTGCCTTAAAACAGCTCTGAAACGCAACTGTGCCGGAGACCACTCAATagaaaaatacgtacatatatcCAAACTCAGGAGAGTGTCCTctactaaatttaaaaaaaaatgtttgtctccacccaacttcgaaaaatgggggttttaaggctccagctccctattgtgccgaccaaaaaatccgaaatgtccattttcttgaatgttaATGAGATACTTACTAACAAAAagcctactcttttttttttgtccctcAAAAAAGCCAACTATTTTCGGTTTCTAGAGCACGTTTTCGCGTTTGGACTGTGGACTACTCGCtgctatttaaaaaatgaaaaatgacggAAATTATTACTCAATAGGCAAGGTAATGTTTCCAAATTGACGGTAATTtaatttccttcaattttttttagatttttagggAAGATAGGATGGATAAGGTAGGAGGGTTAAAATGACACAGTAATTTGTTCcataattttctttcttttttttgacgagAAGGAAGGAGGGAGTCCTTCAACTTACGATTTTACAATACCTAATTTCTGTTCGGAAAGGTTGCAAgcatcagattttttcatttgaaccaTGAATTGAAATATGGATCTTATCATGCAGCCATAGGAATCACATTCCAAAGTTTTAACACGCAAGATCGctctacaatttttctaaaaaactgtCGAATATTGCGTTTATTTGAAACGCAAACCTGCAATACATCTTGCATGATGTTATGTATCTAATCCACCTACACGTCGCGTCATGCAAAACACATGTTAGCGTCAAGATTTTTGCAAGATTCGAGGTTTACAGATGTTACTCGTAGCGATTTGTTTATTCTGTACCTGAAACCTTATTCACCTAAGAAAATATTACGAATATTGTTTTCGCGATGATTTCATTTCTCGCAAAACCACACTTCGAACGAGAACGaacgattctcaaaaattaatataaaataataaggaATCCTGCAATGAACATTCATTCTACACTAACCACACTTCAATCGAGGACCAATGATGTACCCCAGTTACTTCACGATGAATTTGTTACGGTTTCTTTTGGCATGCTGGTTGATTTTTATGCTCGTCGAAGAAGCTGTTTCATTAAGTAAGTGCAAGAAGTCTGATCACcaacttctttttcaattcattttgccCAAGATGGGCAGAAAGGTAAGTATTACCCACCTATTCaaatacaaattacaatttGACGAATATTTCAGAGGAAGCTGCGTTGCCCCGATTAGCGGGTGCAACCCCATTGGCCGTGATAAAAAAACACGACTCATCTCTACAACTTGCAATACCTCACGCACACGAATCAAAAATGTATCTTTCTAGTTACAATTACGATGATTCTGGAAACCCAAGTGGTCCTAAAGAAAAATTTATGCTTGGGTGCCCTGCTTATGATGAAAAACAATTACAAGTGGAAAGGAATTGGAAAACTGGTGTTTTGGCGACGGACCAAACTAAATTACTCTTTCTGTCCGAGTACATAAGCCAAGAAGAATCATACTGCAGTTCGTCAGATTTCACACCATTAATTaataaagttgaagaaaatagtGACGAGCACGTAAAACATTGCAACCAATTGAACGCAGACGTGTATGAAATCGGATATTCGGTAAGAATTATCTATAGGAATATAAAATTATACAATATTCTAaacattttaacaatattttcatatgttttttcttcttttaggtATCAAACGACGAGGAAGGAAAAGTAATTCACAATATGAATTAATATGGATGAATATTTATAGGTGCCATTTTTACCTCACTTTTTTTGcgttaaacaatttttttctttttaaattcgaaaCGAATACAGGACATTCAGTTTTTATCCACGTATAAAATATGCTATTCAAAGACCAAAGGTAAAGAAGCTACACTATACTCAATTCACCGTATCGAATCACCAGATATGCTGTTTATGGATGTAATAAGAGAACTTACTGATTATCAACCATTAATGTCTGTATACCATTATGAATCAGTTTTGGATTCCAGTTTAAGCACTAAAGACTCCTTTGAAGGCATGGTAAGCTTTAAGATCATCCATCCCAATACCTCGAAAGTTTTcattgtaggtatgtatattgtatTATACTTATTTGATTCGATTGAGGCTGAGCttgtattgaaaaatcatgtctTGAGACTCacattgggtcattccatgccaaatcggcggatttttacACGAGgtgtcttcgatttttttcaaaatcagatcaggtgtagaggtcatcaaacgacgACGAATGACGCAACctggatattttttcgattttttttttggtggagctGTGCAGCCTCGAAGTTtctaaaatggccaaaaatggaaaatttcagttgcaaatttcTCCGGTTGCACCTacgtggtataaaattttgaactttttaaaaaaaattgtagtacgtgggtaattctcagaaaaaggtaaaaatcgtgtacatggcaaatttctcaaaggttttagcatgaattttttttttttttttttggtccattcaaggattatcccccacacatttcacatatggtattgaaatttttagcccctcctttcattggtgtacattcgattttataccccaaatgtccttcgacttggctgtcacacaccatgtttttgaaaatgaatgctataaagtgtcatgaacttcatttttttggggaaaaattggcacgttctcattatcatagaacacgaaggtccattattgtgcaaattgcaattggaataagtccataggaagctgacatttcacatttgaaaactgtcacacactttttgcgaaaattttagagcaattttcaattatttttggtagcttcccaatccaatattttttctggtgagtggctgcactggttcactgtcttcataaaaatgttaccccgcaatgttattctcataacctacgcaatggctcgttctgatcgtacttgtctctgaaaatatgacatttcgcaaaattggtgtccttcggcttgcctttttatttaccctgatgaacccgccaaaaacgataattgagaaagggaagttattctacatgataaggaCACAtttttattacgtgttaaaaatcgaataatgtccagtaggtaaggctagaaacgaaaaaacgttgagattgtccttcggcttgtccagcgcccatttgtccttcgacttggccaaatttcagacagctgtacttttatcgcgctagtcgacatattacacgataaaacaagcaaaatttgacattttctccctccccacacctcacctctacccctaccataaaaataagtccagattcgaactttgcggtctgaaaaacataaattgacatattacacgataatataagcaaaatttgttattttccCCCTCTCCACGCctccccctccacctctacataaaaaataactccagattcgaattctacgacctcgaaaacatatcaatcgacatattacacatcgatgagggtcgaatcctaattatcgctgttttaggggggccggggtccacagtgggggggattgaattgaggccaacactaaaacagggatctgggacacctatacaaatgattcccacttgaaattttccaaaaaaatgatttttatttttcaaaattatgcacatcaaaattgaccttttttctgagaattacccacctactttgagagggtaatcgacgaatgatgtcaaaatcagtgttgccactttcaaaaccctaaaaaaatcgagtaaaaattctgaaaaattcttagttttagtcttttttttaaatttagaataacataatagaaaaattcgacgggaattttttgtaatttttgaaaaacaaaaattacaagttaggcacttattgcaaaaataccatcagaagtagatacatgaaaaaaaaaatcactacttctTCTGCTCCCAACCCTCAAAGTGGTAACctgtggagaaaaaaattattccctattttttatcttttctatttttgaaaaactcggaCTGAGGTGGGcctctcaatttttaaaagttttaaaaaaatccaactttaaagcaaaattttcaacattcaaaaatttcaagttcaaacacctttaaaaagtctcttttgaataaaatgaactctcatgacgcgagaagatgaaaaaaatagggaattattttttctccagaggtcaccactttgagggTCAGGAGCAGAataaattgcgaattttttttttgtgccatGTATCTAtctaaggaccaccctaatgtTTCACTCTCGAAATTATAGCACCAAGGAATGGCATTTCTCGTCATTTGTGTACAAATTGCGGaggagggaatttttttcaaatgttcgccTACACATTggtgaaatttctcaaaaatgcaataattttcattttttaggttgcagatggtatttttgcaataagtgccaaacttgtaatttttttttctcgaaaatgaccaaaactgccggtcaaattttttgatataggctattattttacataaaaagcattaaaactGAGaatgttttcagaatttttactcgtctAGATCATGGTtacatttaaattataagtttttaaatcaattttttagggttttgaaagtggcaacactgatttagacatcattcgtcgattaccctctcaaagtactacaatttgaaaaaaagttcaaaatttcatttcacgtACAACCGGAGACATTTTCAACCGAAATGTCCCATTTTCGGCTATTTtagagaactttgaagccccacaggccccacagctccgccaaaaaaatcaaaaaatgtccggtttgcgtcattcgtcatagtttgatgacctctacacatgatctgattttgaaaaaaatcgaagacccctcgtgcaaaaatccgccgatttggcatggaatgacccattagCAACATTTCAATGGTAAAAGGTCAcgttgaaattcttgaaaattaaaaaaaaaattgaaacatcatcttttttgcattttttaatgtAATGGAAAGGGGAAGATGGATGATAATGAATGGCCCAAACTTGAAAGAGTCCGAATCAAAAATCGACTTTATCAGGAAACTTCAGATACAAGTAGGGATTTTGCCAAGTTTGATAATTTGTAAGAGGAGGTTCAACATTGCTGCGCtcattgaaaatatttgcaCAATACacaattttgagctaaaaaatttcaaaaatttgccatcttcttgagattgctgttaagagagatgaaatattcaaattggaATTACTTGTCTTTAAAAACAGCGAAGTGAGAAGGTGTATGCTGAGCCTCCACACACAagtacaacatttttcaaaacaccgaTGACCCattgtccaattttatgcttGATTTGACATAGGTTTGCCTAATACATAAATTTGAATCCTGTGCAGGTTTACTTTAAATATATGTTTGTTGGACGTGACGATATGCCATTCAGACCATGGAAGCAGacgactttttttcttttcaattataCCACCATCActagaaacaaaattttattcgaggGCATGATACGAGCTGATTGGTACATTAGACTATACAGTTATAAAGTAAATAGgcctattgatttttttcactaaaaaaaattgttacacaATTTTGCTATCAGATTTTATACTGTATAAATGGCATTTCCCTCCCGTATACAGAAAAACAAACAGTTGAATTTGTACTCGGGTACGCATCAAAAAGTGATACAAGATACTCCACCTGTTGATTCATTTTGGAGGATTATTTTGGATGATGCCGGTAACGCCATTATTTTAGTAACCCAGCATACTCGAAAGGAATGCGGCCAAGATTATTTATgcggaaaaaatcatcaagtaaAAACATACAAGGAAGGGGGCTGCATATATACCTGTTCCCTGGACGAGGATGATAATCTACTCGAAGTGCTGGGTTTACCACCGTTGAAGATTACTGGAGAATTGGATTTCACACTTCAAACAGAAGAAACTGCGAAGATAGTGCTTGCAGATGGCCATGGGACATCGAATTCAAACCCTTCTCAAACCACTGATATTATCAAATTCTTGgacaatgaaaattttatgaatgcCCTGTTAAACATTGATAAGGATATTTTAAGAAATGCGGGATTTGAACCTGAATAATTTTGATCATGATGCTGGCGATCAGGACTTCAAAGTACGCTATAGGTACATCAATTTGATGTTTTCTTTCTAATACTTTTATGTAATTAGTAAGCTGTTAAATtaacttttcattttcgttttcaatcaATACATATAATAAATCTGTATCGTTTTCAATCAATATTAAAAAT
This region of Planococcus citri chromosome 5, ihPlaCitr1.1, whole genome shotgun sequence genomic DNA includes:
- the LOC135848933 gene encoding uncharacterized protein LOC135848933 → MMYPSYFTMNLLRFLLACWLIFMLVEEAVSLKEAALPRLAGATPLAVIKKHDSSLQLAIPHAHESKMYLSSYNYDDSGNPSGPKEKFMLGCPAYDEKQLQVERNWKTGVLATDQTKLLFLSEYISQEESYCSSSDFTPLINKVEENSDEHVKHCNQLNADVYEIGYSVSNDEEGKDIQFLSTYKICYSKTKGKEATLYSIHRIESPDMLFMDVIRELTDYQPLMSVYHYESVLDSSLSTKDSFEGMVYFKYMFVGRDDMPFRPWKQTTFFLFNYTTITRNKILFEGMIRADWYIRLYSYKKNKQLNLYSGTHQKVIQDTPPVDSFWRIILDDAGNAIILVTQHTRKECGQDYLCGKNHQVKTYKEGGCIYTCSLDEDDNLLEVLGLPPLKITGELDFTLQTEETAKIVLADGHGTSNSNPSQTTDIIKFLDNENFMNALLNIDKDILRNAGFEPE